From Mycolicibacterium cosmeticum, a single genomic window includes:
- a CDS encoding THUMP-like domain-containing protein: protein MVLQRDGHRGQAVVSFSLGDVAYLRGDEGRAALAEVGDYRLTEASRVADIASARRRFGDRTAVLVETVLLRRRAAAKFADPARWLFTDEALQQCTAEPVARHRAARLARRRVHDVTCSVGAELAALRGTAAVLLGSDLDPVRLAMARGNVAGVDLCRADALAPVTRDTVVVADPARRSAGRRRFDPRDYTPALDLLLEVYRGRDLVVKCAPGIDFGQLAELGFHGEIEVCSLGGSVREACLWSAGLAAAGRRATLLDRGEQITDTDPDDCPVAPAGRWIVDPDGAVVRAGLVRQYGTRHGLWQLDPDIAYLSGDELPDGVRGFEVLAEIGFDEKRLRRELSARDAGTVEILVRGVDVDPDVLRRRLKPRGAERLSVVIARIGTGAASRAVAFICRPSR from the coding sequence CTGGTTCTACAACGTGATGGTCACCGGGGTCAAGCCGTCGTAAGTTTCAGCTTGGGCGACGTCGCGTACCTGCGCGGCGACGAAGGCCGGGCGGCGCTGGCCGAGGTCGGTGACTACCGGCTGACCGAAGCCAGCCGGGTGGCCGATATCGCTTCGGCCCGAAGACGTTTCGGTGACCGCACCGCCGTGCTGGTGGAGACGGTGTTGCTGCGGCGCCGGGCTGCGGCCAAGTTCGCCGATCCGGCGCGCTGGTTGTTCACCGACGAGGCGTTGCAGCAGTGCACCGCGGAGCCGGTGGCCCGGCACCGGGCCGCTCGGCTGGCCCGCCGGCGCGTGCACGACGTGACCTGTTCGGTGGGCGCGGAGTTGGCCGCTCTGCGGGGCACCGCCGCCGTGCTGCTCGGCAGCGACCTGGACCCGGTGCGACTTGCCATGGCCCGCGGCAACGTCGCGGGGGTGGACCTGTGCCGTGCCGACGCCCTGGCACCGGTCACCCGCGACACCGTCGTGGTGGCCGACCCGGCCCGCCGCAGCGCGGGCCGGCGGCGGTTCGACCCGCGCGACTACACCCCGGCGCTGGACCTGCTGTTGGAGGTCTACCGCGGTCGCGACCTGGTGGTGAAATGCGCGCCAGGAATCGATTTCGGACAGCTCGCAGAGCTCGGCTTCCACGGTGAGATCGAGGTGTGCTCGCTGGGCGGTAGCGTGCGCGAGGCATGCCTGTGGTCGGCCGGGCTGGCCGCCGCCGGGCGCCGGGCCACCCTGCTGGACCGTGGCGAGCAGATCACCGACACCGATCCCGACGACTGCCCGGTGGCACCGGCCGGCCGCTGGATCGTCGACCCCGATGGGGCCGTGGTGCGCGCCGGACTGGTACGCCAGTACGGGACGAGGCACGGGCTGTGGCAACTGGACCCCGATATCGCGTACCTGTCCGGCGACGAATTGCCGGACGGGGTGCGGGGTTTCGAGGTGCTCGCCGAGATCGGATTCGACGAGAAGCGGTTGCGCCGGGAACTGAGCGCGCGCGACGCCGGGACGGTCGAGATCCTGGTGCGCGGCGTGGATGTCGACCCGGACGTGTTGCGGCGGCGCCTCAAACCGCGGGGCGCCGAGCGGCTCAGCGTGGTGATCGCCCGGATCGGCACCGGCGCGGCAAGCCGTGCGGTGGCGTTCATTTGTCGGCCGTCGCGATGA
- a CDS encoding esterase — MRVVSLAVSLVLLGSAGTGVASAAPPKCSDVGGNPGPDSTCVVQATDPAYTLNITFPTDFPNQSAVFDYVKQTRDGFLNVARTPDSRGMPYELDTTTTQYNSSVPPRGTQSVVFTTYQNVGGAHPQTFYKAFNWDQALGKPITFENLFRAGTDPLPAIFPVVQAELAKQSGLVNPVAPAAGLDPANYQNFAITNDAIIFFFSQGELLPEAAGAVQVSVPRGPIDPMIA; from the coding sequence ATGCGTGTTGTTTCGCTGGCCGTTTCTCTTGTGCTGCTGGGGTCCGCAGGCACGGGAGTGGCCTCGGCCGCCCCGCCCAAATGCTCCGATGTGGGCGGCAACCCGGGGCCCGATTCGACCTGCGTGGTGCAGGCCACCGATCCGGCTTACACCCTCAACATCACGTTCCCGACCGATTTCCCGAACCAGAGCGCCGTCTTCGACTACGTCAAGCAGACCCGGGACGGGTTCCTGAACGTCGCACGCACGCCGGACTCCCGCGGCATGCCCTACGAGTTGGACACCACCACAACCCAGTACAACTCGTCGGTGCCGCCCCGGGGCACGCAGTCGGTGGTCTTCACCACCTACCAGAACGTGGGCGGTGCGCACCCGCAGACCTTCTACAAGGCCTTCAACTGGGACCAGGCCTTGGGCAAGCCGATCACCTTCGAGAACTTGTTCCGCGCGGGCACCGACCCGTTGCCGGCGATCTTCCCGGTGGTGCAGGCCGAACTGGCCAAGCAGTCCGGTCTGGTCAATCCGGTGGCACCCGCGGCGGGTCTGGACCCGGCCAACTACCAGAACTTCGCGATCACCAACGACGCGATCATCTTCTTCTTCAGCCAGGGTGAGCTGTTGCCGGAAGCGGCCGGGGCCGTGCAGGTGTCAGTGCCGCGCGGGCCGATCGACCCGATGATCGCCTGA
- a CDS encoding outer membrane protein assembly factor BamB family protein: MPASTTLPAPTTAIRRFAAVLGVAALTVTSCGNTDSWVEAHPAQGWSAQYADAANSSYSPVDGANTLKLEWSRSVKGELGAQVALGAGGYLAANAQTADGCSLMLWESDNNGRQRWCTRLWQGGGMSSPLIDGFDNLYIGQPGAVMSFPPTQWIRWRQPVIGMPSTPRLLDPGQLLVLTHLGQVLVFDAHRGTVIGTPMDLVAGVDPTDAQRGLQDCAPARRGCPVAAAPAFSADTGIVVATLWEPQAPAPALIGLRYKPNQTPMLTREWTSTAVGGGPLAAPVLSADGRTAYVNGRDRKLWAINTADGTPKWSVALDFQPQTPPSVSPQGVIVAGGGPGAKLVGISDGGDSGKIAWTRDDTEPLSTSSQAGARTAYTVTRDGANGLALLAFDPSDGHTLNHYELPEATGWPVGVSIGHDRRVVAATSDGQVYGFAPA, encoded by the coding sequence ATGCCTGCTTCCACGACGTTGCCTGCTCCCACTACGGCGATACGCCGGTTCGCTGCTGTGCTGGGTGTCGCGGCGCTGACCGTGACTTCCTGCGGCAACACCGACTCCTGGGTGGAGGCCCATCCCGCCCAGGGCTGGTCGGCCCAGTACGCCGACGCCGCCAATAGCAGTTACAGCCCGGTCGACGGGGCGAACACCCTGAAGCTGGAGTGGAGCCGGTCGGTCAAAGGTGAGCTCGGCGCGCAGGTCGCCCTGGGCGCCGGCGGGTACCTGGCCGCCAACGCCCAGACCGCCGACGGCTGCTCCCTGATGCTGTGGGAGAGCGACAACAACGGCAGGCAGCGCTGGTGCACCCGGCTGTGGCAGGGCGGCGGCATGTCCAGCCCCCTGATCGACGGCTTCGACAACCTGTACATCGGCCAGCCCGGCGCCGTCATGTCGTTCCCGCCGACCCAGTGGATCCGCTGGCGCCAGCCCGTCATCGGGATGCCCAGCACGCCACGGCTACTGGACCCCGGCCAACTGCTGGTGCTCACCCATCTCGGTCAGGTGCTGGTGTTCGACGCGCACCGCGGCACCGTGATCGGCACCCCGATGGATCTGGTGGCGGGCGTCGACCCGACCGATGCCCAACGCGGCCTGCAGGATTGCGCGCCGGCCCGGCGCGGCTGCCCGGTGGCGGCGGCCCCCGCCTTCTCCGCGGACACCGGCATCGTGGTGGCCACCCTGTGGGAGCCGCAGGCACCCGCCCCGGCACTGATCGGCCTGCGCTACAAGCCGAACCAGACACCGATGCTGACCCGCGAATGGACCAGCACCGCGGTGGGCGGCGGCCCGCTCGCCGCCCCGGTGCTCTCGGCCGACGGCCGCACCGCCTACGTCAACGGCCGCGACCGCAAACTGTGGGCCATCAACACCGCCGACGGCACACCGAAATGGTCGGTGGCACTGGACTTCCAGCCCCAGACCCCGCCGTCGGTGTCGCCGCAGGGCGTGATCGTCGCCGGCGGCGGACCGGGCGCCAAACTGGTGGGTATCAGCGACGGCGGGGACAGCGGCAAGATCGCCTGGACCCGTGACGACACCGAGCCGCTGTCGACGTCGAGTCAGGCCGGTGCGCGGACGGCGTACACGGTGACCCGCGACGGCGCGAACGGCTTGGCGCTGTTGGCCTTCGACCCCAGCGACGGCCACACGCTGAACCATTACGAGCTGCCCGAGGCCACCGGGTGGCCGGTGGGCGTGTCGATCGGCCACGATCGCCGCGTGGTCGCCGCGACCAGCGACGGCCAGGTCTACGGCTTCGCCCCCGCCTGA
- a CDS encoding acyltransferase, protein MTTMWGAPLHKRWRGSRLRDPRQARFLTADSLRWVLANKAYTPWYLVRYWRLLKFKLANPHIITRGMVFLGKGVEIQATPELSTMEIGRWVHIGDKNTIRCHEGSLRIGDKVVLGRDNVINTYLDIELGDSVLMADWCYVCDFDHKMDSLELPIKDQGIVKSPLRIGPDTWVAAKVTILRGTSIGRGCVLGAHAVVKGEIPDYSIAVGAPAKVVKNRKVAWDASAADRAELAAALADIERKKAAR, encoded by the coding sequence ATGACGACGATGTGGGGCGCGCCCCTTCACAAGAGGTGGCGCGGTTCTCGACTGCGTGATCCGCGTCAGGCGCGATTCTTGACCGCCGACTCGCTGCGCTGGGTGCTGGCCAACAAGGCGTACACCCCGTGGTACCTGGTGCGGTACTGGCGGCTGCTGAAATTCAAGCTGGCCAACCCGCACATCATCACCCGCGGCATGGTGTTCCTGGGCAAGGGCGTGGAGATCCAGGCGACCCCGGAGCTGTCCACCATGGAGATCGGCCGGTGGGTGCACATCGGGGACAAGAACACCATCCGCTGTCACGAGGGTTCGCTGCGCATCGGCGACAAGGTGGTGTTGGGCCGCGACAACGTGATCAACACCTACCTGGACATCGAGCTGGGGGACTCGGTGCTGATGGCCGACTGGTGCTACGTCTGCGACTTCGACCACAAGATGGACAGCCTGGAACTACCGATCAAGGACCAGGGCATCGTCAAGAGCCCGTTGCGGATCGGGCCGGACACCTGGGTCGCGGCGAAGGTGACCATCCTGCGCGGGACGTCGATCGGGCGCGGGTGTGTGCTCGGCGCGCACGCCGTGGTCAAGGGGGAGATCCCGGACTACTCCATCGCCGTCGGCGCCCCCGCCAAGGTGGTCAAGAACCGCAAGGTGGCGTGGGACGCGTCGGCCGCCGACCGCGCCGAACTGGCGGCGGCACTGGCCGACATCGAGCGGAAGAAAGCCGCGCGCTAG
- a CDS encoding ArsR/SmtB family transcription factor, whose amino-acid sequence MRDVAELPAHGDADIASVAALLADPARCKVLLALDDGRALPASVLATEAGIARSTASGHLAKLTEAGLLTVHTQGRHRYYRLAGPQVGALLEQLGRLAPAQPVRSLREGTRAARLRSARTCYDHLAGRLGVAVMGSLLERDMLTGGDGHYRPHRDHRDGLSRPGHDIDYQLSRDGRVFLADIGVEIPTGARTFIGYCVDWTEQRHHLSGALGRALLDRFVAAAWIKRVHTGRAVLVTDRGRAALAEHFGIDWA is encoded by the coding sequence ATGCGTGACGTCGCCGAACTACCCGCCCACGGCGACGCCGATATCGCCAGCGTCGCCGCCCTGCTGGCCGATCCGGCCCGATGCAAGGTGTTGCTGGCGCTCGACGACGGCCGGGCGCTGCCCGCCAGCGTGCTCGCCACCGAGGCCGGTATCGCCCGCTCCACCGCCAGCGGGCATCTGGCCAAGCTGACCGAGGCGGGCCTGCTCACGGTGCACACCCAGGGCAGGCACCGGTACTACCGGCTGGCCGGCCCGCAGGTCGGTGCGCTGCTGGAACAGCTGGGCCGGCTCGCACCCGCCCAACCGGTGCGTTCCCTGCGCGAGGGCACCCGCGCCGCCCGATTACGGTCCGCCCGCACCTGTTACGACCATCTCGCCGGCCGCCTCGGCGTCGCCGTGATGGGCAGCCTGCTGGAGCGCGACATGCTCACCGGCGGCGACGGCCACTACCGGCCGCACCGCGACCACCGCGACGGGTTGAGCCGGCCAGGCCATGACATCGATTACCAACTGAGCCGAGACGGGCGGGTTTTCCTCGCCGATATCGGCGTCGAAATACCAACCGGTGCACGCACATTCATCGGCTACTGCGTCGACTGGACCGAGCAGCGCCATCACCTGTCCGGAGCGCTCGGCCGCGCGCTGCTGGACCGCTTCGTGGCGGCGGCGTGGATCAAGCGGGTGCACACCGGGCGCGCGGTGCTCGTCACCGACCGCGGCCGGGCGGCGCTGGCCGAGCACTTCGGGATCGACTGGGCCTAG
- a CDS encoding MFS transporter, translated as MRTIPTLIAAYLGLFVGLIDSNAVNLALPAIRTEFGGGVSAAQWAADAYNVAFAAVLLTAGAAGDRFGRRTVLRIGLTLFAAASLGCAVAPHLGTLLTARAVQGIAAGIMLPQGLAIAAAAFPDAAGRAKATSAWAMVAASSAALGPVLGGVLTDTLGWRAIFWLNVPVCLAALAMSYRYLPESRDPDARRSDVPGQLLAMVSLATLTLVLVEGRSLGTLNTTALSAVVVVAGAAFVWWQRRAPEPTIPADLARNRQLAVGLGATFAMTFGVYSLMWLNSLAFQQQRGASALATALWFLPLPLTYLALIPAVSRVARRTGPRPPMIVGLTLMGAGILAYAAVGPDAHLLLLAATFVLVGAGLAFNTGPAVTMVLSAVPVRRSGLASGLANLARLIGVTMGIAVVGTVLATAGVRAALVVGGIVELSGAILAYRVRAKEVCHA; from the coding sequence ATGCGCACCATCCCCACGCTCATCGCCGCCTACCTCGGCCTGTTCGTCGGGCTGATCGACAGCAACGCCGTCAACCTCGCGTTACCGGCCATCCGCACCGAGTTCGGCGGCGGGGTGTCTGCCGCCCAGTGGGCGGCCGACGCCTACAACGTCGCGTTCGCCGCGGTACTGCTGACCGCGGGCGCCGCGGGCGACCGGTTCGGCCGCCGCACGGTGCTGCGCATCGGTCTGACGCTGTTCGCCGCGGCCTCGCTCGGCTGCGCGGTCGCCCCGCACCTCGGGACCCTGCTGACCGCCCGGGCGGTGCAGGGCATCGCCGCCGGGATCATGCTGCCGCAGGGGCTGGCGATCGCCGCGGCAGCGTTCCCCGACGCCGCGGGACGCGCCAAGGCCACCAGCGCCTGGGCGATGGTGGCCGCGAGCAGCGCGGCGCTGGGCCCGGTGCTCGGCGGCGTGCTGACCGACACCCTGGGTTGGCGCGCCATCTTCTGGCTCAACGTGCCCGTCTGCCTGGCCGCGCTCGCCATGTCGTACCGGTACTTGCCCGAGTCCCGCGATCCGGACGCCCGCCGATCCGATGTGCCGGGCCAGTTGCTGGCCATGGTGTCGCTAGCCACCCTGACCCTGGTGTTGGTGGAGGGCCGCTCACTCGGCACCCTGAACACCACCGCGCTGAGCGCGGTCGTCGTGGTCGCCGGCGCGGCGTTCGTGTGGTGGCAGCGCCGCGCACCGGAACCGACAATTCCGGCCGACCTGGCCCGCAACCGGCAACTGGCCGTCGGCCTCGGCGCCACGTTCGCCATGACGTTCGGGGTCTACTCCTTGATGTGGCTGAACAGCCTGGCCTTCCAGCAGCAGCGCGGCGCCAGCGCACTGGCCACCGCACTGTGGTTCCTCCCGCTGCCGCTGACCTACCTGGCGCTGATCCCGGCGGTCAGCCGCGTCGCCCGCCGCACCGGCCCGCGCCCACCCATGATCGTCGGCCTGACCCTGATGGGGGCCGGCATTCTGGCCTACGCCGCCGTCGGACCCGACGCCCACCTCCTCCTGCTGGCCGCGACCTTCGTGCTGGTCGGCGCCGGGCTGGCGTTCAACACCGGCCCCGCGGTCACCATGGTGCTGTCCGCCGTGCCGGTTCGGCGGTCGGGGCTGGCCTCTGGCCTGGCGAACCTGGCCCGGCTGATCGGTGTCACCATGGGCATCGCGGTGGTCGGGACCGTGCTGGCCACGGCCGGTGTTCGCGCGGCGCTGGTGGTCGGTGGCATCGTCGAATTGTCCGGTGCGATCCTCGCTTACCGGGTGCGCGCCAAGGAGGTATGCCATGCGTGA
- a CDS encoding Eco57I restriction-modification methylase domain-containing protein, with protein MAEAPKEIWDLVERYERERRAFESGSYGEADTRKEFIEPLFAALGWDVVNRRQYSEAYKDVVNEYSLKIGGSHKAPDYAFRVGGNRVFFVEAKKPSIDISRDSPSAYQLRRYGWTAKLAISVLTNFRHLAIYDCTQQPSDNDRASAARTLLVPWKDLIERWTEVEDLLSNKAVNQGSLQRYFDQASRRRGTSEVDGIFLLQMEQWRIALARNIAKLNPTVSVNELNEAVQQTLDRIVFLRIAEDRGIEPYGDLKDASTSSGVYARLLDIFTAADTRYNSGLFHFKAERDRSSSPDRLTPGLTIEDDVLKDIIGSMYYPTSPYEFSVMPADILGQVYEQFLGKVIRLTDKRAVVVEEKPEIRHAGGVYYTPTYIVEHIVEKTLGPLLEGKTIRAARNIRVLDPACGSGSFLLGAFEYLIRWFTKAHSESGSASSRQVLFKDANGELRLTLEERKRILTSNLFGLDIDRQAVEVTKLSLMLRVLEGETSETINSQLKMFAVERALPDLDKNILCGNSLVDSSVISVVELTPEEEYDLNPFDWAVGFPEAMAAKGFHAVIGNPPYDVIEKDRGEASWPHDKLREYIPSRTDYEAALGGKLNLYRFFLVQSSELVRPDGYMGMIVPMGLAADISTRNTRKHLFTYLRNPTLDCFPQKDNPYRRIFRDAKLSTMVVAGQKSGGKLTAQNQITTRVFPGNDLKDESIDNVLSFGDLQLLNSANAPVPLLAADEWEICRAIHSQPHVRRLSDLGTSYVVTRGEINQTTYGRYIVGAEEKEGYEPLLKGVEVGTFELRDTLSQGQREMLNAKALRKRYPGKTAPLAPRIATQRITGVDERQRLVCAVVSSQMWFADSTNSIVAAEGAPLPLEYLVALLNSDLMQWRFRLTSSNNNVASNELLDLPIAVHDPTSPTEHQLIEKVMKSGNRIAALKAQARAEKTSSGAQRIGRMLESAWVSLDDAVYDLYGLSKRQRNLIERRLGAAPLVAQLTDGDGDM; from the coding sequence ATGGCCGAAGCGCCCAAAGAGATCTGGGACCTTGTTGAGAGGTACGAGCGGGAACGTCGGGCGTTCGAATCAGGCTCATACGGAGAAGCAGACACACGCAAAGAATTCATCGAACCACTCTTCGCGGCACTTGGCTGGGACGTCGTCAACCGCCGACAGTACTCCGAAGCCTACAAAGACGTGGTCAACGAATACAGCTTGAAGATCGGCGGCTCACACAAAGCGCCGGACTACGCGTTCCGCGTCGGCGGAAACCGAGTCTTTTTCGTCGAGGCCAAGAAGCCCAGTATCGATATTTCGAGGGATTCCCCGTCCGCGTATCAACTTCGCCGGTATGGGTGGACGGCGAAGCTGGCGATCAGTGTCCTTACGAACTTCAGGCATCTGGCGATCTACGACTGCACGCAGCAGCCATCGGACAACGACCGCGCTTCGGCCGCGCGGACCCTGCTCGTGCCTTGGAAAGACCTCATCGAGCGTTGGACAGAGGTCGAGGATCTTCTTAGCAACAAAGCGGTGAATCAAGGCTCTCTACAGCGGTACTTCGACCAGGCCAGTCGGCGGCGCGGCACGTCAGAGGTCGACGGAATTTTTCTGCTTCAAATGGAGCAGTGGCGCATCGCCCTGGCGCGCAACATCGCAAAGCTGAATCCGACAGTATCGGTCAACGAACTGAACGAAGCGGTCCAACAAACTCTCGACCGGATCGTCTTCCTGCGAATCGCAGAGGACCGTGGCATCGAGCCCTACGGTGACCTAAAGGACGCATCGACCAGTAGCGGCGTGTACGCCCGCTTGCTCGATATATTCACCGCAGCAGATACGCGTTACAACTCGGGCCTATTTCATTTTAAGGCCGAGCGGGATCGGTCTTCATCCCCAGACAGGCTAACGCCCGGCTTGACCATCGAGGATGATGTCTTAAAAGACATCATCGGCTCAATGTATTACCCGACAAGCCCTTACGAATTTTCGGTTATGCCAGCTGACATTCTTGGGCAGGTATACGAACAATTCCTCGGCAAGGTCATTCGACTTACTGACAAGCGTGCGGTCGTCGTCGAAGAAAAACCAGAAATCCGCCACGCTGGAGGTGTTTACTACACACCTACATACATAGTTGAGCACATAGTGGAAAAAACACTAGGCCCGCTGCTGGAAGGCAAGACGATTCGCGCAGCGCGGAATATCCGTGTCCTTGATCCTGCATGCGGTTCAGGGTCCTTCCTGCTCGGGGCATTCGAGTACCTGATCCGGTGGTTCACCAAAGCGCATTCGGAGTCCGGCTCCGCCTCCAGTCGACAGGTGCTGTTCAAGGATGCGAATGGCGAATTGCGGCTTACGTTAGAAGAGCGGAAGCGAATACTGACTTCGAACCTCTTTGGTTTGGACATAGATCGGCAGGCGGTCGAGGTCACCAAACTTTCGTTGATGCTTCGTGTGTTGGAGGGCGAAACCAGCGAGACGATCAACAGCCAGCTGAAAATGTTCGCTGTCGAGCGCGCGCTACCCGATCTGGATAAGAACATCTTGTGCGGCAACAGCTTGGTTGACAGCTCAGTGATTTCCGTCGTCGAACTGACGCCCGAAGAAGAGTACGACCTCAATCCTTTCGACTGGGCGGTTGGTTTTCCAGAGGCGATGGCTGCGAAGGGCTTCCATGCTGTCATCGGCAACCCGCCATATGACGTAATCGAAAAGGACCGTGGCGAAGCGTCGTGGCCGCACGACAAGTTGCGCGAGTACATTCCCAGCCGCACGGACTACGAAGCCGCCCTCGGCGGGAAACTGAACCTTTACCGGTTCTTCCTGGTTCAGTCCAGCGAGCTCGTCCGCCCAGACGGCTACATGGGGATGATCGTTCCCATGGGACTTGCCGCCGACATAAGTACCCGTAACACGCGGAAGCATCTATTCACGTACTTGCGTAACCCTACGCTCGACTGCTTCCCACAGAAGGACAATCCTTACAGGCGGATCTTTAGGGACGCAAAGTTATCAACGATGGTGGTCGCGGGCCAGAAGAGTGGCGGCAAGCTCACTGCGCAGAACCAGATAACCACCCGCGTTTTTCCCGGCAATGACCTGAAGGACGAGTCAATCGACAATGTACTGAGCTTCGGCGACCTCCAACTTCTGAACTCTGCGAACGCGCCGGTTCCCTTGCTTGCAGCAGACGAATGGGAGATTTGTCGCGCCATTCACAGCCAGCCCCATGTTCGACGACTTAGCGACCTCGGCACGTCATACGTCGTTACCCGCGGAGAGATCAACCAGACGACCTACGGTCGGTACATCGTAGGTGCGGAAGAGAAGGAAGGGTACGAGCCGCTACTCAAAGGAGTGGAGGTCGGGACCTTCGAATTGCGGGACACACTAAGCCAAGGCCAGCGAGAGATGTTGAACGCCAAGGCGCTTCGCAAGAGGTATCCAGGCAAGACGGCACCGTTGGCGCCTCGGATCGCTACTCAGCGAATTACCGGGGTCGACGAGCGCCAGCGATTAGTCTGCGCTGTCGTGTCATCACAGATGTGGTTTGCGGATTCGACGAACTCAATCGTGGCAGCTGAGGGCGCTCCGTTGCCGCTTGAGTACTTGGTGGCTCTGCTGAACTCAGACTTGATGCAATGGCGTTTCCGGTTAACGAGCAGCAACAATAATGTGGCATCAAATGAGCTTCTGGATCTTCCGATTGCGGTGCACGATCCAACGTCCCCGACCGAACACCAGTTGATTGAGAAAGTGATGAAGTCGGGCAACCGCATTGCTGCGCTCAAGGCGCAGGCCAGAGCCGAAAAGACGTCTAGCGGCGCTCAGCGGATCGGTCGAATGCTGGAGTCAGCCTGGGTGTCGCTCGACGACGCGGTCTACGACCTTTACGGGTTGTCAAAGCGGCAGCGCAATCTTATAGAACGGAGACTCGGCGCTGCGCCGTTAGTGGCTCAGCTAACCGATGGAGACGGGGACATGTGA
- a CDS encoding glycosyltransferase family 4 protein codes for MKILMVSWEYPPVVVGGLGRHVHHLATALAEAGHEVVVLSRRPTGTDPSTHPSTDEVSEGVRIVAAAEDPHEFDFGTDMMAWVLAMGHAMTRAGLSIRTRTGRPWRPDIVHAHDWLVAHPAIALAEFFDAPLVSTIHATEAGRHSGWVSGPISRQVHAVESWLVRESDFLITCSASMGEEITELFGPGLAETRVIRNGIDAAAWPFAKRVAHGGPPRLLYLGRLEYEKGVQDAIAALPRIRRTHPGTTLTIAGDGTQRDWLAEQARKHKVVKAIEFVGRLDHAELVQMLHTVDAAVLPSHYEPFGIVALEAAATGTPLVTSTAGGLGEAVINGETGVSFPPHNVAQLAAAVRTVLDDPAAAQRRAIAARERLNHDFDWHTVAAETAQVYLAAKRGERNPLPRRPIVEHALPDR; via the coding sequence ATGAAGATCCTGATGGTGTCGTGGGAGTACCCGCCCGTGGTGGTCGGCGGCCTGGGCCGGCACGTGCATCACCTGGCCACTGCCCTGGCCGAGGCCGGCCACGAGGTGGTGGTGCTGTCCCGGCGGCCCACGGGCACCGACCCCAGTACCCATCCGTCCACCGACGAGGTGAGCGAGGGGGTGCGCATCGTCGCCGCCGCCGAGGATCCGCACGAGTTCGATTTCGGCACCGACATGATGGCCTGGGTGCTGGCGATGGGTCATGCGATGACCCGCGCCGGGCTGAGTATCCGCACCCGCACCGGGCGGCCCTGGCGCCCGGACATCGTGCACGCGCACGACTGGCTGGTGGCTCACCCAGCCATCGCACTGGCCGAATTTTTCGATGCCCCTTTGGTTTCCACCATTCACGCGACCGAGGCCGGACGGCATTCCGGTTGGGTGTCGGGCCCGATCAGCCGCCAGGTGCACGCCGTGGAGTCCTGGCTGGTACGCGAATCCGATTTCCTCATCACCTGTTCGGCGTCGATGGGCGAGGAGATCACCGAACTGTTCGGCCCGGGGCTGGCCGAGACCCGGGTGATCCGCAACGGAATCGACGCGGCGGCATGGCCGTTCGCGAAGCGCGTCGCGCACGGCGGGCCGCCCCGGCTGCTGTATCTGGGCCGGTTGGAGTACGAGAAGGGTGTGCAGGACGCCATCGCCGCGCTGCCCCGGATCCGGCGCACCCATCCCGGTACCACGCTGACCATCGCCGGCGACGGCACGCAGCGCGACTGGCTGGCCGAGCAGGCCCGCAAACACAAGGTGGTCAAGGCGATCGAGTTCGTCGGACGCCTCGACCATGCCGAGCTGGTGCAGATGCTGCACACCGTGGACGCCGCCGTGCTGCCCAGCCACTACGAGCCGTTCGGCATCGTCGCGCTGGAGGCCGCCGCCACCGGCACTCCCCTGGTCACCTCGACCGCCGGCGGCCTGGGCGAGGCCGTCATCAACGGTGAGACCGGCGTGTCCTTCCCGCCGCACAACGTGGCCCAGCTTGCCGCCGCCGTGCGCACCGTGCTGGACGACCCGGCCGCCGCGCAGCGCCGCGCCATCGCCGCCCGCGAGCGCCTCAACCACGACTTCGACTGGCACACCGTCGCCGCCGAGACCGCCCAGGTGTACCTGGCCGCCAAACGCGGTGAGCGCAATCCGCTTCCGCGCCGGCCGATCGTCGAGCACGCGCTCCCCGACCGCTGA